The genomic stretch CACCCACATCTGGGACTAAGGCCAGACCCACGCCCCCCATCCCCGGCTTTGACCCAACCCTGGAAGTATGGTTTCCCCTCAACCAGGAGACCCCAGATGGAGAAATGCTCAGAAACACACCCATGCTCATCCACACATCTGCTCACTTACCcaaactcacacatacacacacacacacgcttgcaCACACTCACCCCCGAATACCCCCAGTCACACATCTGCTCGTGTACACACATCACATGCTCGTTTGCATACATCTGCATGGCTTACCTAGAGAAATATACATATTCATGAGTTCACACTGTCTAGAGGGTGGTATAAAGCTTTCTTTGTGTCTCTCTAACCTTGAAACCTAGGGATAAAAATAACACAAGGTGTGTAGGGAATTTTCTCTAAGTCTAGAGCAGTGCCttctaaaagaaatataatgtgaaccacatgtttaaaatttttccagaggccacattaaaaaagtaagagacacaggagccagcctggtggcacaagtggttaagtgcgtgcgctccactgcagccgcctggggtttgccggttcggatcctgggcgcgcaccgatgcaccgcttgtcaggccacgtcGAGACTATTACTTCAGGAGCCCTCTCAGGCCACAGCAACATGGCTGCCTGTGTGCCTCCAGTTTCATGGCTGCCTTTTTCTCGAAGTCAAGGGGGCTGgaacctggtctgagcctcatcTGAGCCAGAGAAATGTGCAATGCTGAGGCCCCGCCCCCTGAGCCTGTCCATCAGAGCAGAGCCAGCTCCCCATTGGTCCGTTTCCTCTGTGGCTGTTACATCAGAACCGGGTCAAATCTCATTGAGGAGGTAGCATCGAATTACTATTACATCGATCTTTCTTGAACAGAGTAGGTTGGCAATAATTTAGGAAACAAACTACTGTTTTCACCAGATCTTAGggctcatttccaaagttatctcgaatttaatcacatctttgtgtgtgtgtgtgtgtgtgtgtgtgtgaggaagatcagccctgagctaacatccttgctaatcctcctcttttgctgaggaaaaccggctctgagctaacatctattgccaatcttcctcctttttttttttttttccccaaagccccagtagatagttgtatgtcatagctgcacatccttctagttgctgtatgtgggacgcggcctcagcatggccggagaagcagtgcgtcggtgcctgccggatggaaccctgggctgccagtagtggagcgcgtgcacttaaccgctaggccccggggctggccctaatcACATATCTTGAACCTAAAATATACTCAGTTCCCGCACATAGGAggtcttttacttattttttccaaagCGAGAAAACGATAATTCTCTCAACAAGCGCTGTCCAACGCGGCAGCCACCAAGCACTTGAAATGGGGCCAAATTGAAATGCACCTTAACGGTAAACACACATTTGATTTCGAAGACCTAATATAAAACAATGGTTaactatctcaataatttttaagtctCGTCTACGtcctaaaatgataatatttagggtatattttgttaaataaaatacattattaaagtgAATTTAGCctgtctcttatttttttttttttgtgaggaagatcggccctgagctaacatctgccaatcctcctctttttgcttaagaagattggccctggggccggccccgtggcttagtggttaagtgctcgcgctccgctgctggcagcccgggttcggatcccaggcgcgcacctacgcaccgcttgtcaggacatgctgaggccgagtcccacatacagcaactagaagaatgtgcaactatgacatacaactatctactggggctttggggggaaaaataaataaataaagttttaaaaaaaagaagactggccctgggctaactctAAACCAGGAGAGTGGGCATGTGATCCAGGCCCAGCCAATCAGAGTCTAAGATTTGGCACTGGGGTGGGCAAATGGGCCAGACTCAGCCAATGAAACTCAGGCCTGGCACTTTTATTGggttaaccaagaaaaaaaggcattcttccttttttctcctccactGAGGCTGTCACACTGGAAGGATGTAAGCCTTGAGCTGTGATAGGGGAGAACGCGCTTGAGAGTGAAGCAGACCCAAGGAGTCGTCATTTGAGAccctggatccagccatacctGAATCTGTTATTCTAACCCTGGGTCTCTCGGTTACATAATCCAGAAGCTTCCTTTTACTTTTGCTCAAGCTAGCTTGAAGTGGAGTCTGTGGTACTTGCAACTAGAAGAATCTTGGCTACCACAGGGGGCTGGGCAGTTGGcaaatgaggaaacggaggcttgAGAAGGGGGCTtgcctgtccaaggtcacataggcaGTAAGATGTGATCTCCAAGTCTGCACCCTGGAACAGGAGAATGACTTTGTTGGAATTGAGGGCTCTGAGAAGACCCTTCTTGGGGACCAGATACAGGGGACAATTGAGTGCAACTTGGAGGTAAAGGCATTCACATCAGCATCTGGGGACAAGGGAGGACTCCCTGCTGCACATCAGTGAGAGAGACAGGTCCTGGACACACTTCTGACTCAGTGGCCCCCCCCGAACCCCATGGCCGCAGTGGGGTTAGGACGGAGGATCTGGGAGAGAAATCCCTGGGTTGGGATCTGAGTGGGCCCCACAGGCACCAGGAATGTTCATGATCTCAGCTCATGGCCACCAGGATCAGGCAAGGGGCTGTGCCACCATAGGGAGTAAGTGGCAGTGGGGGGAGAGTGCAAAACATCCCCAAAACCAGGACCCCACCCTATCACCCGTTCATCAGCCCCTGGAGTCTGCTGCTGGGGACTGTGACATTTAAGTCTGGGCTCCCTTTTAAGACTGGGCACCACGTGTTCTgaagtctgtgtctgtgtctcacaGGGGCTGGCTTTTAAGACTCCTGGGTTAGGATTCCCAGGGAACTGAACCTTAAATCACCTGGAATTGTGCCCCCAGGGAGCTGGGGCAGGGGATACTGGAGGTTTGCCTTCTAGGGTGTGCGTCCAGATTGGGACCAGTGTCATCCGGGGGGGGGGGAGGTGACTTGATGTGGGGAGCATGAGAGGCTGTCTGAAGCATATATGTGTCTATGTATCCCTGTGTCCCCCCACACAAAGGGCACGTCTGTGTGCTTCAAGCGTGCCTTCCTGCGTCCACGTGTGTGTCTGTGGGCGGAATGTCTTTGTGTGACCATGGTAACTGGATTGTGTATTGTGTGTTCACGTGGCCATGTGTAACTGTATGTGTACATGTAGTGTGTGCACCTGGGTGGTGTATCCACGTGTGTATTGGGTATTTATTCAACAGGCATTTCCTGAccgcctactgtgtgccatgtTCTCTTCTAAGCGACGAGGACACACCAACGAGCAAACAAGTCCCCTGCCCTCAGCTTCCGTATTCGAGTGTTCCTTAGGGCGTCTGTGCCCCTGGGTCCCACGGGTTGTAACTGCTCGAAACTGGGCCTGCGCGAGTGAAACCGTCAACTTGCGTGCGTGGCCACAGGTAGGAATTCTCAGCAGGCCCCTGTGAAGATTCCTTCCTGTCGTCGACCTGGCTTTGCTTGCACCTTGGGGGTCCGTCGATGCAGGttgggagggagggctgggggctcAGGGTTCTGGGCTGAGAGATGATTCGGGGGTGCACCCTGACTCTGGGGCTGCTGGGGGCTTGGGGTCCTGGGGTGTATGTGGAGTGTGGCAGGCGGTGGTCCCTGTTCCGTGGGGACCCAGATCCTGGATGAAGCCTCATTCGGGAAGTGGGAAGTGGGGGAGCATGACCCAGCAACTTCCCGGGAGGCCTGCGACCCGAGAGGGGCCGTCAAGGTGACCTCAAAGGTAACACCCACTTCCCCTCCTGAAGGATGCCAGGAGCCTTGGGTGTGGGTAGCATTAGAGGAAGTTGAGGCCCCATTCTCGGAGGCAGAGGTAAGGGACATGGGAGGAGGGGGGAATGGGGCAGAAGAAAATCGCAGGCGACCCTCTCCCCGCCTCCCTCCGGCGTCCAGGCGCCGCGTTCTTTTTGGAGACGCCAGCTCGGCCCCCTACACCCCACAAAAGACATAGCACACCGCCCGGATCTCTTCTATCATCTTCTCAGTTTATTtccagccctgcccctctgaggcctgcccccgccccccgcctcACTCCACCCCCAGGCTTAGGCCGCGCTGCGCACGCGCGACCTCAGGCGGCGAGCTGCATGCGACAGCAGCGCGCGGCGGTCCAGTCCATGCCCTTGCACTGGCAGTGGCATGTAGTGTCGGCGCGCACGTCCCATGAGCCACAGGCGGAGCCACACGCGCAGCCAGTGACAGCGAAGCCTGCGGGGGGCGGGAGTGGGGGAGCTTGAACCCCGAGCAGGAGGCTGGGGGGCTAGGGGTCCAGGGGGCTGCAGGCTCCCACACCAGAGAAAGGGAGCCGGATGCGTGGGCGGCGGAGGGACTGGGGGCCTGAACACGAGTGTCCTGAGGAAACGGGGTCCCAGAACTGCGGGGGAGGGAGAAGGCTGGGGGTGCGGAGCAGGACTCTTGGGAAGTAGAGGCTGGGACTCCAGGGTCCTAGAGAAATAGAGGCTGGACATGAGGGGAGGGGGTTCGGGGGTACTGGGAACAGAGGTAAGAGCCTGGAAATTACACTTCTCTACTCACCTCTGGGGCAAGTGGCCAGGTCCCCGCTGTTGCTG from Diceros bicornis minor isolate mBicDic1 unplaced genomic scaffold, mDicBic1.mat.cur scaffold_73_ctg1, whole genome shotgun sequence encodes the following:
- the RETN gene encoding resistin, with the translated sequence MKALSLLLLPALGLLVCGRMLCPVDEAINEKIQDATRALILQVIRNIGLDCRTISNSGDLATCPRGFAVTGCACGSACGSWDVRADTTCHCQCKGMDWTAARCCRMQLAA